A single window of Treponema denticola ATCC 35405 DNA harbors:
- the hslU gene encoding ATP-dependent protease ATPase subunit HslU, whose protein sequence is MNEELKDLTPKQTVAELDKYIIGQNKAKRAVAIALRNRMRRLKLPEEIRDEIAPKNILMIGPTGVGKTEIARRLAKLSGAPFLKVEATKYTEVGYVGRDVESMIRDLMAVGYTMVKSEMQEKLKEQAEKNTEESLLDLLLPGSNKKKTAATSAQPQDVSQASSGTTISLPSVSSTAQAEEHKAQNENDMSGTREKFRVMLRENKLEDKMVEVTISPSMGTPTFEFFAGGSNMEDIESAMSNISSMLMGGAKSKRKNVSVKEAREIIMAEQLDRMVDHDKVTDEAKQRVEQMGIIFIDEIDKVASRSDRGGGPDVSREGVQRDILPIVEGSKVSTKYGVVDTRHILFIAAGAFSVSKPSDLIPEFQGRFPLRVELEALHAEDFKRILLEPKNALTKQYAELLETEGVKIEFLDEAIDRMSFLAADVNSKNENIGARRLHTIMEMLLEDISFNASEMGGETVKIDVAYVDERLKDIVQDQDLSRYIL, encoded by the coding sequence ATGAACGAAGAATTAAAAGATTTGACGCCTAAACAAACTGTTGCAGAACTGGATAAATATATCATAGGACAAAACAAGGCGAAAAGAGCCGTTGCTATTGCTCTTCGTAACAGAATGCGCCGTCTCAAACTTCCCGAAGAAATCAGAGACGAAATAGCTCCTAAAAATATTTTGATGATAGGGCCTACGGGTGTAGGTAAAACCGAAATTGCAAGACGGCTTGCAAAATTGTCGGGAGCTCCTTTTTTAAAGGTAGAAGCTACAAAGTATACTGAAGTAGGTTATGTAGGCCGCGATGTCGAATCTATGATCAGGGATTTGATGGCTGTCGGCTACACAATGGTTAAAAGCGAAATGCAGGAAAAACTAAAAGAGCAAGCAGAAAAAAATACCGAAGAATCTTTATTGGATTTGCTTTTGCCCGGTTCAAATAAAAAGAAAACTGCCGCAACTTCTGCTCAGCCGCAAGATGTTTCTCAAGCCTCTAGCGGAACAACGATAAGCCTTCCAAGTGTGAGTTCTACGGCTCAGGCGGAAGAGCATAAGGCTCAAAATGAAAACGATATGAGCGGCACAAGGGAAAAGTTCCGCGTAATGCTCCGCGAAAATAAACTTGAAGATAAGATGGTTGAGGTTACTATTTCTCCTTCCATGGGAACTCCCACATTCGAATTTTTTGCAGGCGGTTCAAACATGGAAGATATTGAATCTGCAATGTCGAATATTTCCAGTATGCTTATGGGCGGAGCAAAATCAAAACGCAAAAATGTAAGCGTAAAAGAAGCCCGCGAAATTATAATGGCCGAACAGCTTGATCGTATGGTAGATCATGATAAGGTAACGGATGAGGCAAAGCAAAGGGTCGAGCAGATGGGAATTATATTTATTGACGAAATCGATAAGGTCGCTTCCCGTTCGGATCGCGGCGGCGGGCCCGATGTTTCAAGAGAGGGTGTTCAGCGCGATATTCTTCCCATAGTTGAAGGCTCTAAGGTTTCCACTAAATACGGCGTTGTCGATACCCGTCACATTCTTTTTATAGCAGCGGGAGCTTTTAGCGTATCAAAGCCGAGCGATTTAATCCCTGAATTTCAAGGACGCTTCCCCTTGCGGGTAGAGCTTGAAGCCTTGCATGCAGAAGATTTTAAACGCATTCTCCTTGAACCTAAAAATGCTTTGACCAAACAGTATGCAGAGCTTTTGGAAACCGAAGGCGTAAAAATTGAATTTTTAGATGAAGCCATTGATAGAATGAGTTTTTTGGCTGCCGATGTAAACAGCAAAAACGAAAACATTGGGGCAAGAAGGCTCCATACGATTATGGAAATGCTTTTAGAAGATATTTCGTTTAATGCAAGCGAAATGGGAGGCGAAACGGTAAAAATCGATGTAGCTTATGTGGATGAAAGGTTAAAAGATATAGTACAGGATCAGGATTTATCCCGATATATTCTATAA
- the flgB gene encoding flagellar basal body rod protein FlgB, with translation MGFNSFLRTTDILHRALDVNSLRYTVTSNNLANSDVPNFKRTEVNFESELKRAFDSEKNAKGAFQLATTHPLHIKSNEPIDYKTVEPVRVLDYLTAEKANGNNVNPEDEAMKVLKIQMQYQLLSMMAGFQYNQVQSVLK, from the coding sequence ATGGGTTTTAATAGTTTTTTAAGAACAACGGATATACTGCACAGAGCCTTGGATGTAAACTCTTTACGCTATACCGTTACATCAAATAACCTTGCAAATTCGGATGTTCCTAATTTTAAGAGGACTGAGGTAAATTTTGAATCGGAGTTAAAAAGAGCTTTTGATTCGGAAAAAAATGCAAAAGGAGCTTTTCAGCTTGCAACGACTCATCCCTTGCATATAAAATCAAATGAGCCTATAGATTATAAAACGGTTGAGCCTGTGCGTGTTTTGGATTATTTGACTGCCGAAAAAGCAAACGGAAATAATGTAAACCCTGAAGATGAAGCTATGAAGGTATTAAAGATTCAAATGCAGTATCAGCTTTTAAGTATGATGGCAGGTTTTCAGTACAATCAGGTACAATCGGTTTTAAAGTAG
- the flgC gene encoding flagellar basal body rod protein FlgC yields MGLFTSINIAATGMGVERLRTDVISNNIANASSLETQEGGPFKRSRVIVGQKKSGIDWQTPFTPQNVERGVGEGVKVLSIEKDTSDTRWVYDPTHPKALKYGPKEGYVEYPNVNIVTEMVDLISASRAYEANLAVVNGAKDMFQRALDIAR; encoded by the coding sequence ATGGGATTGTTTACAAGTATAAATATTGCAGCTACGGGAATGGGTGTAGAGCGTCTTAGAACCGATGTAATATCAAACAATATTGCAAACGCTTCAAGCTTGGAAACCCAAGAAGGCGGCCCTTTTAAAAGAAGCCGTGTAATAGTCGGTCAAAAGAAAAGCGGTATCGACTGGCAGACTCCTTTTACTCCTCAAAATGTAGAAAGAGGAGTAGGTGAGGGCGTTAAAGTTCTTTCGATAGAAAAAGATACTTCCGATACCCGTTGGGTTTATGATCCGACCCATCCTAAGGCCTTAAAGTACGGTCCTAAGGAAGGATATGTAGAGTATCCTAATGTAAACATAGTTACGGAAATGGTGGATTTAATTTCGGCTTCAAGGGCTTATGAGGCAAACCTTGCCGTTGTAAACGGTGCAAAGGATATGTTCCAAAGAGCCTTGGATATTGCAAGATAA
- the fliE gene encoding flagellar hook-basal body complex protein FliE — protein sequence MVNAVNVANVNSVPGLLDVPKINAVVTDNFRAKMVSNTDMIELAANKEAASFEQTILKAFDSMNAKQTNMDKLGEQMIVDPESVDVHDITMGMAEASLSLKLAQTIIDRLVKTWNDITTTR from the coding sequence ATGGTAAACGCTGTAAATGTTGCAAATGTAAATTCGGTACCTGGGCTTTTGGATGTTCCGAAAATTAATGCTGTTGTTACCGATAATTTTAGAGCCAAAATGGTTTCAAATACCGACATGATTGAGCTTGCTGCAAATAAAGAAGCTGCAAGTTTTGAGCAGACAATTTTAAAAGCATTCGACAGCATGAATGCAAAGCAAACAAACATGGACAAGTTGGGAGAACAAATGATTGTCGATCCCGAATCGGTCGATGTTCATGATATAACGATGGGAATGGCCGAAGCAAGTTTGTCGCTTAAATTGGCGCAAACTATAATCGACCGTTTAGTAAAAACTTGGAATGATATTACTACAACGAGATAA
- the fliF gene encoding flagellar basal-body MS-ring/collar protein FliF, which yields MNEKFNNLKTKFGTLWGKWTKLQKGIIIGVIVLALVLVVVLGRWSSKPTSVAVIDMAITDVDLRDRIILRINEENVKTTISSDGIISVADEATARRMRTILLREDLIPKNTSPWAFFDVERYSRTDFEREIDVRRAITEEVKRHLKALDDIDDANVVVRIPEKALFESEQLPATATVVITPAPGSDISTNRKKIEGIQKMLRLAVPGLKNEDITISDASGIPLNDFEIMKDADRLTLIEKQQKFIAKLERQYGANILTPLQKIYGEDRVRDINVKIDMDMSERSADTTEIRPTVIKEDNPETSYDDSQVVQSVTVSSENATTVWEGSGINPQGPTGTEGQTPPSYQDTRNLVGRSTQTITKENHLVSSSQIKEVFLPKMGRRTVSVNIDGVWEKKKDVNGKYIIKNGVIEREYKPLSAEEIKQAEKIIKDAIGFDASRKDSVSVVNVKVDRTSQFELEDKEYFKALQRQTIFLLSLAGIALILIFFILYRIISREIERRKRLREEELLRQAQLERERMLYDQQMADADVSMTVEERRRQELQENAINMAREHPEDVALLIRTWLMEE from the coding sequence ATGAACGAAAAGTTTAACAATCTAAAAACAAAGTTTGGGACGCTTTGGGGGAAATGGACAAAGCTCCAAAAAGGAATCATCATCGGGGTAATTGTACTTGCTCTGGTGTTGGTTGTCGTTCTCGGTAGATGGTCTTCAAAACCGACATCAGTAGCCGTAATAGACATGGCGATAACCGATGTTGATCTGCGTGATAGAATTATATTGCGCATTAATGAAGAAAATGTAAAAACTACAATCTCTTCCGATGGGATAATCTCGGTTGCCGATGAAGCAACAGCCAGAAGGATGAGGACTATCTTGTTGCGTGAGGATTTGATACCTAAGAATACAAGCCCTTGGGCATTCTTCGATGTTGAGCGTTATTCGCGTACCGATTTTGAGCGTGAGATTGATGTACGCCGTGCAATTACCGAGGAAGTCAAGAGACACTTAAAAGCATTGGACGATATTGATGATGCCAATGTTGTCGTCAGAATACCTGAAAAGGCCTTATTTGAATCGGAACAGCTTCCTGCAACTGCGACTGTTGTTATTACTCCTGCACCCGGAAGTGATATTTCGACCAATCGAAAGAAAATAGAAGGTATTCAAAAGATGCTCAGGCTTGCGGTTCCGGGATTAAAAAATGAAGATATTACGATAAGCGATGCTTCCGGAATTCCTTTAAACGATTTTGAAATTATGAAAGATGCCGACCGCTTAACTCTAATTGAAAAGCAGCAAAAATTTATTGCTAAACTTGAAAGGCAATATGGGGCCAATATACTTACTCCTTTACAAAAAATATACGGTGAAGACAGAGTTAGAGATATAAACGTTAAAATTGATATGGATATGTCTGAACGTTCTGCCGATACAACCGAAATACGCCCTACAGTTATCAAAGAAGATAATCCTGAGACTTCTTATGATGATTCTCAAGTAGTTCAATCGGTTACGGTAAGCTCTGAAAATGCAACGACTGTCTGGGAAGGAAGCGGGATAAATCCCCAGGGACCTACGGGAACTGAAGGACAAACTCCTCCTTCTTATCAAGATACAAGAAATTTAGTGGGACGCTCGACTCAGACCATCACAAAGGAAAACCATCTTGTAAGTTCAAGCCAGATAAAGGAAGTCTTCCTTCCGAAAATGGGAAGAAGGACCGTATCGGTAAACATTGACGGTGTTTGGGAAAAGAAAAAAGATGTTAACGGAAAATATATTATTAAAAACGGTGTGATTGAAAGAGAATATAAACCTCTTTCAGCTGAAGAAATAAAGCAGGCCGAAAAAATAATTAAAGATGCCATAGGATTTGATGCAAGCCGAAAAGATTCCGTAAGTGTCGTAAATGTTAAGGTTGATAGAACTTCTCAGTTTGAACTGGAAGATAAGGAATATTTTAAGGCTCTGCAAAGACAAACCATATTCTTACTTTCGTTAGCAGGAATAGCATTAATATTGATCTTCTTTATATTGTATAGAATTATAAGCCGTGAGATTGAAAGAAGAAAAAGACTCCGCGAAGAAGAACTTCTGCGTCAGGCACAGCTGGAGCGTGAAAGAATGTTGTATGATCAGCAGATGGCTGATGCCGATGTTTCAATGACGGTTGAAGAGCGAAGACGTCAGGAGCTTCAAGAAAATGCTATCAATATGGCTAGGGAACATCCTGAAGATGTTGCTCTCTTAATTAGAACTTGGCTCATGGAGGAATAA
- the fliG gene encoding flagellar motor switch protein FliG encodes MAVAPAKERGSSKKGKDINSLTGRQKAAIFLVSLGGEISAKIMERLREDEVEKIVFEIARTETVEAELKDAVLQEFQDLMTAQNFITTGGIDYARDVLEKTFGSQKAIEIINRLTSSLQVRPFDFIRRTDPAHLLNFIQQEHPQTIALILAYLEPQKASVILQNLPDEIQSDVARRVATMDTTSPDVLREVERVLEKKLSTVSSEDYTAAGGVDSIVEILNLVDRSSEKSIIESLEDEDPDLAEEIKKKMFVFEDIVMLDDRSISKVLREVNNDEMAKALKQVDAEVQDKIFRNMSKRAGAMLRDEMEYMGPIRVKDVEEAQQKIVSIIRHLEDKGEIVIARSEEDELV; translated from the coding sequence ATGGCTGTAGCACCTGCAAAAGAAAGAGGCAGTTCAAAAAAAGGTAAGGATATTAATTCTCTTACCGGAAGACAAAAGGCTGCAATATTCTTAGTATCTCTCGGAGGTGAAATCTCCGCTAAAATAATGGAAAGACTTCGTGAAGATGAAGTCGAAAAAATAGTTTTTGAGATTGCAAGAACCGAAACTGTGGAAGCGGAATTAAAAGATGCCGTTCTCCAAGAGTTTCAGGATTTAATGACTGCTCAAAACTTTATAACAACAGGCGGTATAGACTATGCAAGGGATGTTCTGGAAAAAACTTTTGGTAGCCAAAAAGCTATCGAAATAATAAACAGACTCACGAGCTCTCTCCAAGTTCGTCCATTTGATTTTATTCGAAGAACTGATCCTGCGCACTTATTGAACTTCATTCAGCAAGAGCATCCACAGACAATTGCTTTGATTCTTGCCTACCTTGAGCCGCAAAAGGCCTCGGTGATTTTGCAAAATCTTCCCGATGAAATTCAAAGCGATGTAGCAAGACGCGTTGCAACCATGGATACAACTTCCCCCGATGTTCTCCGTGAAGTTGAACGCGTTTTGGAAAAGAAGCTTTCTACTGTTTCAAGTGAAGACTATACTGCAGCGGGCGGTGTCGACAGCATCGTTGAGATTCTTAACCTTGTTGACCGTTCTTCTGAAAAATCCATTATCGAATCTCTTGAAGACGAAGATCCCGACTTGGCAGAAGAAATCAAGAAGAAGATGTTCGTATTCGAAGACATTGTTATGCTTGACGATAGATCCATCAGTAAGGTTCTGCGCGAAGTTAATAACGATGAAATGGCTAAAGCTCTTAAACAGGTTGATGCCGAAGTTCAAGATAAGATATTTAGGAATATGTCTAAGCGTGCAGGTGCCATGCTCCGCGATGAAATGGAATACATGGGACCGATACGTGTTAAAGATGTTGAAGAAGCTCAGCAGAAGATTGTTTCGATTATCAGACACTTGGAGGATAAGGGTGAAATTGTTATCGCCAGATCCGAAGAGGATGAATTGGTATAA
- the fliH gene encoding flagellar assembly protein FliH translates to MAKTIFRGFEVNKNNNDVVFLQLNKTFQEEPEEIIEEKVPVYEGPTVEDLKKEAEDFKLEWEKQKEKMISDAKAEADKIIEDAQNAAFDEVKRQTDEAQVIAQNAKKDAEDIIAEAEQKARDIIADSEKNKDSVNRDAYKEGFNRGREEGFKEGNLEVQRLTDRLHTIINKTMDRRQEILSETEQQIVDLVLLMTRKVVKVISENQRNVVVSNVVHALRKVKGRGDVVIRVNLADVKMTTEHIQNFISAAENIKNITVVEDSTVDQGGCIIETDFGAVDARIASQLNELEQKILEISPIKTKIKTGNI, encoded by the coding sequence ATGGCTAAGACTATTTTTAGAGGCTTTGAGGTAAACAAAAACAATAACGATGTAGTGTTTTTACAGCTTAATAAAACTTTTCAAGAAGAACCTGAAGAAATTATTGAAGAAAAGGTTCCGGTTTATGAAGGTCCGACTGTTGAAGATTTAAAAAAAGAAGCTGAGGATTTTAAACTCGAATGGGAAAAGCAAAAAGAAAAAATGATTTCCGATGCTAAAGCTGAAGCCGATAAAATTATTGAAGATGCTCAAAATGCAGCCTTTGATGAGGTAAAAAGGCAGACAGATGAAGCTCAAGTTATTGCTCAAAATGCAAAAAAAGATGCTGAAGATATTATAGCCGAAGCCGAGCAAAAAGCCAGAGATATAATAGCCGATTCCGAAAAAAACAAAGATTCCGTAAACCGTGATGCTTATAAAGAAGGTTTTAATCGCGGCCGTGAAGAAGGTTTTAAAGAAGGAAATCTTGAAGTGCAACGCCTAACCGATCGTCTTCATACAATAATAAATAAGACAATGGATAGGCGCCAAGAAATTCTTTCTGAAACCGAGCAGCAAATAGTGGATCTTGTTCTTTTGATGACAAGAAAGGTTGTTAAAGTTATTTCCGAAAATCAGAGAAATGTTGTAGTTTCCAATGTTGTTCATGCTTTACGAAAAGTAAAGGGCAGGGGTGATGTGGTTATACGAGTTAATCTTGCTGATGTTAAGATGACTACGGAACACATTCAAAACTTCATATCCGCTGCAGAAAATATTAAAAATATTACGGTGGTTGAAGATTCTACTGTTGATCAAGGCGGATGTATCATTGAAACGGACTTCGGAGCAGTGGATGCACGTATAGCAAGTCAGCTTAACGAACTTGAGCAAAAGATTTTGGAAATATCTCCTATTAAAACAAAGATAAAGACCGGAAATATTTAA
- the fliI gene encoding flagellar protein export ATPase FliI → MVDLFDKYTNAVSETDPIKFTGRVVRVHDKLIESEGPVASVGELCQIITDDNPDGLKAEVVGLNGTIVQLMSYTDVQGVKIGDLVIASGEILSVPVGNILLGRVVDALCKSADGKPEPYSAKRYPVVASPPDAMTRKPIRQRIVTGIRAIDSLLAVGRGQRLGIFAGTGIGKSTLLGMIARNTNADVNVIALIGERGREVLDFIEHDLGPEGLKHSVIVSATSDQSALARIRGAYTATAIAEYFRDQGKDVMLLFDSVTRFAMAQREIGLAIGEPPATRGYTPSVFSSLPKLLERSGTSEKGSITGFYTVLVEGDDMNEPISDAVRGILDGHIVLDRNLAERGQYPAVNVLKSISRLSNRVSGPNTKDASKRMRTLLKDYTESEDMINLGAYQKGSSAAIDDAIDHYPRIYDFLTQEVDDPAKLKDTLQKLSDITGIDIPPEEFDEAGLGVGAIKKYAQSSEASALYKPDREVN, encoded by the coding sequence ATGGTAGATCTGTTTGATAAATATACCAATGCTGTCTCAGAAACCGATCCGATAAAATTTACCGGACGTGTAGTCCGTGTTCATGATAAATTAATTGAAAGTGAAGGTCCTGTGGCTTCCGTAGGAGAACTTTGCCAGATTATTACGGATGATAATCCTGATGGATTAAAGGCTGAGGTTGTAGGCTTAAACGGAACTATCGTTCAGCTTATGAGTTATACCGATGTGCAAGGTGTAAAAATAGGTGACCTTGTTATTGCAAGCGGAGAAATTCTATCCGTCCCGGTTGGAAATATTTTACTGGGCCGTGTTGTAGATGCTTTATGTAAATCTGCTGACGGTAAACCTGAGCCTTATTCGGCAAAAAGATATCCTGTTGTAGCTTCTCCCCCGGATGCTATGACCCGAAAGCCCATAAGACAAAGAATAGTTACCGGTATCCGTGCTATCGATAGTCTTTTGGCAGTGGGGCGCGGACAGCGTCTTGGTATTTTTGCAGGTACCGGTATCGGAAAATCTACCTTGCTTGGAATGATAGCTCGAAACACAAATGCCGACGTAAATGTTATAGCTCTTATAGGAGAGCGCGGACGTGAAGTTTTGGATTTTATTGAGCATGATCTGGGACCTGAAGGTTTAAAACATTCGGTAATTGTAAGTGCAACCTCCGATCAAAGTGCTCTTGCAAGAATAAGAGGAGCATACACCGCTACGGCCATTGCAGAATACTTTAGAGATCAAGGAAAAGATGTTATGCTTCTTTTTGATTCCGTAACACGCTTTGCTATGGCACAAAGAGAGATAGGACTTGCCATAGGAGAGCCTCCTGCAACTCGCGGATATACTCCCAGTGTTTTTAGTTCGCTTCCTAAACTGCTTGAAAGAAGCGGTACCTCCGAAAAAGGTTCCATTACAGGATTTTATACCGTATTAGTTGAAGGTGACGATATGAACGAGCCGATTTCGGATGCCGTACGAGGTATTTTAGATGGTCATATTGTATTGGATAGAAATCTTGCCGAAAGAGGACAATATCCTGCCGTTAATGTTTTAAAAAGTATTTCCAGATTATCCAACAGAGTATCGGGACCAAACACAAAGGATGCATCAAAACGAATGCGCACATTATTAAAAGACTATACCGAATCCGAAGATATGATAAATCTCGGTGCTTATCAAAAAGGAAGCAGTGCAGCAATCGATGATGCTATCGATCACTATCCGCGTATTTATGATTTTTTAACACAAGAGGTGGATGATCCTGCAAAACTAAAAGACACTTTACAAAAACTTTCGGATATTACGGGTATAGATATTCCTCCCGAAGAATTTGATGAAGCAGGTTTGGGTGTTGGGGCTATAAAAAAATATGCTCAAAGTTCTGAGGCCTCCGCATTATATAAACCGGATCGAGAGGTTAATTAA
- the fliJ gene encoding flagellar export protein FliJ, which produces MKRFEFRLEKLLNLREFYEHQAEIDLAHAIAHKDYIDLQLKQIAKLKVKTGTEFNPETDKIDITDLHNAQNYIILLDKKKDELLEKLVLAEQIIEEKRKIYIEAASKRKVISKLKEKKRALWEKENIKAEETYIDDIVTYKFGQNKTIAVNNYN; this is translated from the coding sequence ATGAAAAGGTTTGAGTTTCGGCTTGAAAAACTTTTGAACTTACGCGAATTTTATGAACATCAGGCAGAAATTGACTTGGCTCATGCCATTGCTCATAAAGATTATATAGATCTGCAATTAAAGCAGATTGCTAAGTTAAAAGTAAAAACAGGTACCGAATTTAATCCTGAGACCGATAAAATTGATATAACCGATCTTCATAATGCCCAAAATTATATTATACTCTTAGATAAAAAAAAGGATGAATTATTAGAAAAACTAGTTCTTGCAGAACAAATTATTGAAGAAAAAAGAAAGATTTACATTGAGGCTGCATCAAAACGCAAAGTAATTTCAAAATTAAAAGAAAAAAAACGGGCGCTATGGGAAAAAGAAAATATAAAAGCGGAAGAAACATATATCGATGATATTGTTACTTATAAATTCGGTCAAAATAAAACAATTGCAGTTAATAACTATAATTAA